Proteins from one Lachnospiraceae bacterium KGMB03038 genomic window:
- a CDS encoding N-acetylmuramoyl-L-alanine amidase — protein sequence MRKKAELVILILLIAGLILTGRNLGEYVSSGKVESKEKKIVIDAGHGGRDPGKVGVNEIQEKDINLAIAQKIREKLEEKGITVIMTREKDETLAPEGSANKQVEDIKKRVKIIDEAAPALAVSIHQNSYHESSVQGAQVFYYKHSKEGEEAAEIMREALLAADPGNTRESKANDTYYLLRRTETPTIIVECGFLSNPEEAEKLSTEEYQEKLAEAVTAGIETCLAE from the coding sequence TTGAGAAAAAAAGCAGAGTTGGTCATTTTGATCCTTTTGATCGCCGGTCTGATCCTGACCGGAAGAAATCTTGGAGAATACGTATCGTCAGGCAAAGTGGAATCCAAGGAGAAGAAGATTGTCATCGATGCGGGACACGGAGGCAGAGATCCGGGAAAGGTAGGCGTTAATGAGATCCAGGAGAAAGATATTAACTTGGCGATTGCCCAAAAGATTCGCGAAAAGCTGGAGGAAAAGGGAATTACAGTCATCATGACCAGAGAAAAAGACGAAACGCTGGCTCCAGAAGGGAGCGCCAACAAACAGGTGGAGGATATCAAGAAACGAGTGAAGATCATTGATGAGGCCGCCCCTGCGCTGGCAGTCAGTATCCATCAGAACAGTTATCATGAATCAAGTGTGCAGGGGGCGCAGGTATTCTATTATAAACATTCAAAAGAAGGAGAAGAAGCGGCGGAGATCATGCGGGAGGCGCTTTTGGCGGCGGACCCGGGAAATACCCGCGAGTCAAAAGCCAATGATACATACTATCTTCTGCGAAGGACAGAGACGCCTACGATCATTGTAGAATGTGGATTCTTGAGCAATCCGGAGGAAGCGGAGAAGCTTAGTACAGAAGAATATCAAGAGAAGCTGGCGGAAGCGGTGACAGCGGGAATCGAAACTTGTCTCGCTGAGTAG
- a CDS encoding threonylcarbamoyl-AMP synthase → METIIKKIEDLQTDKEIIEKAGEILKQGGLVAFPTETVYGLGADALNEKAAEKIYAAKGRPSDNPLIVHIARIEDLPEIAEMIPAEAEVLAEKYWPGPLTMIFEKTDIVPYGTTGGLDTVAVRMPSSHIAREVIRAGGGFIAAPSANTSGRPSPTMAQHVEEDLTGKIDMIIDGGMVEIGVESTILDMTVSPPMLLRPGAVTKEMLEEQIGPVTEDAASISADSKKAPKAPGMKYRHYAPKADLSIVEGPVELVIEAINGMAAERISQGYKVGIIGTEETLGRYRQGKVKSIGTREDEATIASHLYAILREFDHEQVDYIYSESFARGGIGNAIMNRLLKAAGHHVINI, encoded by the coding sequence ATGGAGACAATCATTAAAAAAATCGAAGATTTACAAACAGATAAAGAAATAATCGAGAAAGCAGGAGAAATTTTAAAACAAGGAGGCCTGGTGGCGTTTCCTACGGAAACTGTCTATGGGCTGGGAGCGGATGCGCTGAATGAAAAGGCGGCGGAGAAAATTTACGCGGCGAAAGGGAGGCCGTCGGACAATCCGCTGATCGTTCATATTGCCAGGATAGAAGATCTGCCCGAGATTGCGGAGATGATTCCGGCCGAGGCCGAGGTTCTCGCGGAAAAATACTGGCCTGGCCCACTCACTATGATTTTTGAGAAGACAGATATTGTCCCCTATGGGACAACAGGAGGACTGGATACAGTGGCTGTGCGGATGCCAAGCAGCCATATCGCCCGCGAAGTGATCCGGGCCGGCGGAGGTTTTATTGCGGCGCCAAGCGCCAATACTTCCGGAAGGCCAAGTCCTACGATGGCGCAGCATGTAGAAGAAGACCTGACCGGAAAGATCGATATGATCATCGATGGCGGAATGGTAGAGATCGGCGTGGAATCCACCATCCTGGATATGACGGTATCGCCGCCGATGCTTCTAAGGCCCGGCGCAGTGACAAAAGAGATGTTGGAAGAGCAGATCGGCCCGGTGACAGAGGATGCGGCAAGCATCTCCGCTGACAGCAAGAAGGCTCCGAAGGCGCCGGGGATGAAGTACCGGCATTACGCGCCAAAGGCGGATCTGAGTATTGTAGAAGGTCCGGTAGAATTGGTGATCGAGGCCATCAATGGGATGGCCGCGGAACGGATTTCCCAAGGATACAAGGTAGGGATCATAGGAACAGAAGAGACGTTAGGGCGCTACCGCCAGGGAAAAGTAAAATCTATCGGAACACGGGAGGATGAGGCGACGATCGCAAGCCATCTCTACGCGATCCTGCGGGAGTTTGACCATGAGCAGGTAGATTATATATACAGTGAGTCATTTGCCAGAGGCGGGATTGGGAACGCGATCATGAACCGCCTTCTAAAGGCAGCAGGACATCATGTGATAAATATTTAA
- a CDS encoding uracil phosphoribosyltransferase, with protein sequence MAKVQIMDHPLIQHKITYIRREEVGSKEFREIVGEIAALMCYEATRDLKLQDVKIKTPICEMVGKELSGKKLAVVPILRAGIGMVDGILNMIPAAKVGHIGLYRDPDTFEPVEYFCKLPADCDEREVFVVDPMLATGGSSVAAIQMLKEKGVKHIRFICIIAAPEGVERMTKEHPDVDLYIGALDDHLNEHKYIVPGLGDAGDRIFGTK encoded by the coding sequence ATGGCGAAGGTACAGATTATGGATCATCCGCTGATCCAGCACAAGATTACGTATATCCGCAGAGAAGAGGTGGGTTCCAAAGAGTTCCGGGAGATTGTTGGTGAGATCGCCGCGCTGATGTGTTACGAGGCTACCAGAGATCTGAAGCTGCAGGACGTAAAGATCAAGACGCCTATCTGTGAGATGGTAGGAAAGGAGCTCAGCGGAAAGAAACTGGCGGTTGTTCCGATCCTGCGCGCGGGAATCGGTATGGTAGACGGGATCCTGAATATGATTCCGGCGGCAAAGGTTGGGCATATCGGTCTGTACCGCGATCCGGATACCTTTGAACCGGTAGAATACTTCTGTAAACTTCCGGCAGATTGTGATGAAAGAGAAGTCTTTGTGGTGGATCCAATGCTTGCCACAGGAGGATCCAGTGTGGCCGCGATCCAGATGCTAAAGGAGAAGGGAGTCAAGCATATCCGGTTTATCTGTATCATCGCCGCGCCGGAAGGAGTTGAGCGGATGACGAAAGAACATCCTGATGTGGACCTGTATATCGGAGCGCTGGATGACCATCTGAATGAGCACAAGTATATCGTGCCGGGCCTTGGAGATGCGGGAGATCGGATATTCGGCACAAAATAG
- a CDS encoding dCMP deaminase family protein — protein sequence MGNKRNDYISWDEYFMGVAILSGMRSKDPNTQVGCCIVSQDNKILSMGYNGLPTGCSDDEFPWVREGEDPLKTKYVYTVHSELNAILNYRGGSLEGAKLYVSLFPCNECAKAIIQSGIKEVIFDSNKYEDTPSVQASMRMFDAAGVRYHQYHRSSREITIKL from the coding sequence ATGGGAAACAAAAGAAATGACTATATCAGCTGGGATGAATATTTTATGGGAGTGGCAATACTGTCTGGGATGCGCTCAAAAGATCCAAATACACAGGTAGGCTGCTGTATCGTAAGCCAGGATAACAAGATCTTGTCTATGGGATACAACGGACTTCCGACAGGCTGCTCTGATGATGAGTTTCCATGGGTAAGAGAAGGAGAAGATCCGTTAAAGACAAAATATGTCTATACGGTCCACAGTGAGCTGAACGCGATTCTGAATTACCGGGGCGGGAGTCTGGAAGGGGCGAAGCTCTACGTTTCCCTGTTTCCCTGCAATGAGTGCGCGAAAGCGATCATTCAAAGCGGGATCAAGGAGGTGATCTTCGACAGCAACAAGTATGAAGATACTCCGTCGGTCCAGGCTTCTATGCGGATGTTTGATGCCGCGGGCGTGCGGTATCACCAGTATCACAGAAGCAGCCGAGAGATTACGATCAAGCTGTAA
- a CDS encoding DUF2508 family protein — MKLFRRENNADADVYKRLLDRSDDSLVQEIAQVQQEIEDAYNNFQNASDPDLIDCYIFRGNAAWKRYQFLLRQAKMG, encoded by the coding sequence ATGAAACTATTCCGCAGGGAAAATAACGCAGATGCAGACGTGTACAAAAGACTCCTTGACAGAAGCGATGATTCTCTCGTCCAGGAGATCGCCCAGGTACAGCAGGAGATCGAGGACGCCTATAATAATTTTCAAAACGCGTCTGACCCTGACCTAATCGACTGTTATATCTTCCGGGGAAACGCGGCTTGGAAAAGATATCAGTTTCTCTTAAGACAGGCAAAGATGGGATAA
- a CDS encoding Pro-sigmaK processing inhibitor BofA: protein MSDHWSHVVVNFLVRAVLGMALIFFINQFLGTKGVSLHVGLNPLTFCASGVFGVPGVALLYGITFYQGL from the coding sequence ATGTCTGATCACTGGTCCCATGTTGTGGTTAATTTCCTGGTTCGGGCAGTTTTGGGAATGGCTTTGATCTTTTTTATCAATCAATTTTTGGGAACAAAGGGAGTTTCCTTACATGTCGGCCTGAACCCGCTGACCTTCTGCGCTTCCGGTGTATTTGGAGTGCCGGGCGTGGCGCTTCTTTACGGGATCACTTTTTACCAGGGATTATGA
- a CDS encoding 4'-phosphopantetheinyl transferase superfamily protein, with amino-acid sequence MNITFFSSFDQVPFPACPDPGKIHVWLLPIYNNGLIGADFKYLSLEEQKRSARFSKPGDRQRYLASHAALRKILASYLAYPAQDLVFSSNEYGKPFLSYPHGRQHRPVHFSLSHSGEYTALAFSFSSPVGIDIEKSRASVKPLEISKRFYHPKEASQIASLPSQEQGFLFFQLWTLREAFLKGLGTGFHTAPDSFCICPDPGFDAFHIEEGPVSFSDWKLVSLSAPEGYFCSLAFLES; translated from the coding sequence ATGAATATCACTTTTTTTTCTTCTTTTGACCAGGTTCCGTTTCCCGCATGTCCAGATCCTGGAAAGATTCATGTCTGGCTGCTGCCCATTTACAATAATGGATTGATCGGAGCGGATTTTAAATATTTGTCCCTTGAAGAGCAGAAAAGGTCCGCCCGCTTCTCCAAGCCCGGCGACCGCCAGCGCTACCTTGCGTCCCACGCCGCTCTGCGCAAGATCCTGGCTTCGTATCTGGCCTATCCGGCCCAGGATCTGGTATTTTCATCAAATGAATATGGAAAGCCTTTCCTTTCCTATCCCCATGGCCGCCAGCACAGGCCGGTCCATTTCAGCCTGTCCCACTCAGGGGAATACACTGCGCTTGCATTCTCCTTTTCCTCTCCAGTGGGCATCGATATTGAGAAAAGCCGTGCTTCTGTCAAGCCTCTTGAAATCTCGAAACGCTTTTACCATCCAAAGGAAGCCAGCCAGATTGCCTCCCTGCCTTCCCAGGAACAGGGCTTCCTCTTCTTCCAGTTGTGGACCCTGCGGGAAGCATTTCTAAAGGGCCTGGGCACCGGGTTCCATACGGCGCCGGATTCCTTCTGCATCTGTCCGGATCCCGGTTTTGATGCCTTCCATATCGAAGAGGGGCCCGTCAGCTTTTCTGACTGGAAGCTGGTTTCCCTTTCCGCTCCGGAAGGGTACTTTTGTAGCCTTGCTTTTCTGGAATCATAA
- a CDS encoding CpaF family protein, with protein sequence MNRGEYLHARILEELDLSREVQDDELTEIIYRVLQEAGRREYLPLAQKSALGRELFNAFRKLDLLQEFLEDEEITEIMINGTQSIFLEKKGRLFQSDKRFLSREKLEDVIQQIAAGSNRLVNEASPIVDARLADGSRVNVVLAPVALNGPIVTIRKFPKESITMKQLIDWQSVSQEIADFLSLLVRAGYNIFISGGTGSGKTTFLNALSQYIPKDERIITIEDNAELRILDVPNLVSLEARNANVEGSGEVSIRDLIRSALRMRPDRIIVGEVRGSEAIDMLQAFNTGHDGSLSTGHANSPADMLSRLETMVLMGMDLPLAAIRRQIASGIDIIVHLGRLRDKSRKVLEVSEVIACRDGEIELAALYSYEETGEKDGKIQGIWRKDHTLAHTEKLLAAGCKEA encoded by the coding sequence ATGAACAGGGGTGAATATCTGCACGCCAGGATATTAGAGGAACTGGATCTGTCCAGGGAGGTTCAGGATGATGAACTGACAGAGATCATTTACCGGGTCTTACAGGAAGCGGGAAGGCGGGAGTATCTGCCCCTAGCACAGAAAAGCGCTCTGGGGCGGGAGCTCTTCAACGCGTTCCGTAAATTGGACCTTCTGCAGGAATTCCTGGAAGATGAAGAGATTACGGAGATCATGATCAATGGGACCCAGAGTATCTTCCTGGAAAAGAAGGGAAGGCTGTTTCAGTCGGACAAGCGGTTTCTGTCCAGGGAGAAGCTGGAGGATGTGATCCAGCAGATCGCGGCAGGTTCTAACCGGCTGGTCAATGAAGCATCTCCCATCGTAGACGCCAGACTTGCGGACGGGTCCAGAGTCAATGTGGTTCTTGCGCCGGTCGCGCTGAATGGACCGATCGTAACGATCCGGAAATTTCCCAAAGAATCAATTACCATGAAACAACTGATCGACTGGCAGTCTGTCAGCCAGGAGATAGCGGACTTCCTTTCCCTTCTCGTACGGGCGGGATATAATATTTTCATCAGCGGCGGGACCGGTTCCGGCAAGACCACATTCTTAAATGCATTATCACAGTATATTCCCAAAGATGAAAGAATCATCACCATCGAAGATAACGCTGAACTTAGGATTTTGGATGTTCCTAATCTGGTAAGCTTAGAAGCCAGGAACGCGAACGTAGAAGGAAGCGGAGAGGTGTCCATCCGTGACCTGATCCGGTCCGCCCTGCGGATGCGGCCGGACCGGATCATCGTAGGAGAAGTCCGGGGATCGGAGGCCATTGATATGCTGCAGGCATTTAATACAGGCCACGATGGGAGTCTGAGCACCGGACACGCCAATAGCCCGGCGGACATGCTGAGCAGGCTGGAAACAATGGTTCTTATGGGAATGGATCTTCCGCTGGCCGCCATCCGAAGGCAGATCGCCTCCGGAATCGATATTATCGTACATCTGGGAAGACTTAGGGATAAGAGCCGGAAAGTTCTGGAAGTGTCGGAAGTGATCGCCTGCCGGGATGGAGAGATTGAATTGGCGGCGTTATACAGTTATGAAGAAACAGGGGAGAAGGATGGGAAGATACAGGGAATTTGGAGAAAGGATCATACACTGGCGCACACAGAGAAACTACTGGCAGCAGGCTGTAAGGAGGCGTGA
- a CDS encoding type II secretion system protein F, which translates to MGRYREFGERIIHWRTQRNYWQQAVRRRERLLALAWAGGFVLLTAWLYYRSFAAAVFLWPLLIWKYRSREEEYARKKRNEFLLQFKEMIQDMASALNSGYSVENALRETQKEMKLLYAPDAAISKELELMVRQMRLQMPLEQVFEEFAGRVGVEDVSNFAAVFSAAKRSGGDMIGIIQNTVGQIGDKIEVHREIDTILAAKKYEFKVMSAIPYGIILYLILSFPEFTACLYGNIAGIGVMTGCLAVYTGACVIGAKLVDIDV; encoded by the coding sequence ATGGGAAGATACAGGGAATTTGGAGAAAGGATCATACACTGGCGCACACAGAGAAACTACTGGCAGCAGGCTGTAAGGAGGCGTGAACGGCTCCTGGCGCTGGCTTGGGCAGGAGGATTTGTCCTGTTGACGGCCTGGCTGTATTACCGGTCGTTTGCCGCGGCGGTCTTCCTGTGGCCCCTTCTGATCTGGAAATACCGGAGCAGGGAAGAAGAATACGCGAGGAAGAAAAGGAATGAATTTCTTCTTCAATTTAAAGAGATGATCCAGGATATGGCTTCCGCTTTAAACAGCGGATACTCAGTGGAAAATGCCCTTCGGGAGACGCAAAAAGAGATGAAGCTTCTGTACGCGCCTGATGCGGCGATATCCAAAGAACTGGAGCTGATGGTCCGGCAGATGCGGCTGCAAATGCCTTTGGAACAGGTATTTGAGGAATTTGCCGGCCGTGTAGGAGTAGAAGACGTAAGTAATTTTGCCGCCGTGTTCTCTGCGGCAAAGAGAAGCGGCGGGGATATGATCGGGATCATCCAGAATACGGTGGGGCAGATTGGAGATAAGATCGAGGTCCACCGGGAAATTGATACGATCCTTGCGGCAAAAAAGTACGAATTTAAAGTCATGTCAGCGATCCCCTATGGGATCATCCTTTATCTCATCTTAAGTTTCCCGGAGTTTACAGCGTGTTTATATGGAAATATAGCAGGAATAGGAGTGATGACAGGATGTTTGGCGGTCTATACCGGAGCCTGCGTGATTGGTGCAAAGCTGGTAGATATCGACGTCTGA
- a CDS encoding type II secretion system F family protein — MDARRSATRIEEGLPRNGYGQGSRMVELTAAMEGGIRTDISVEVSERAYTKDEIQELFRRCTAVLDQTILGENESLDRIETNMDLAAEVPGEPVDVSWELDRYDVMNVYGEIQPSGLDREGTMVNLKAILTYQEDETQQALYECTAMVYPRALSKEQEKKASLEETIQKQDQDTQTKERLALPRQVGGETVSYYPRLDPRGLVIMVLAVLTGFLLYAKEKQDRERLRRERKEQMIRDYPEVVSKLTLFLGAGMTVKRAWKKIVQDYEAAREAKGERCIYEEMAQTCREMDSGIMESESYERFGRRCQVQEYMRLGALLSQNLRKGTKGLTQMLRMEAIQAFEERKARAKRLGEEAGTKLLAPMFLMLAVVLVIVIVPAFLSIQL; from the coding sequence ATGGATGCGCGAAGATCCGCAACCAGGATTGAAGAAGGGCTTCCCAGAAATGGTTATGGACAGGGAAGCCGTATGGTAGAGCTGACAGCCGCTATGGAAGGCGGAATCCGGACGGATATCTCGGTGGAAGTATCAGAAAGAGCCTATACCAAAGATGAGATTCAGGAATTGTTCCGCAGGTGCACGGCGGTCTTGGACCAGACGATCCTTGGAGAGAATGAGAGTCTGGACCGGATTGAGACCAATATGGACCTGGCGGCAGAAGTCCCCGGCGAGCCAGTAGACGTATCCTGGGAGCTGGACCGGTATGACGTGATGAACGTATATGGGGAGATCCAGCCGAGCGGTCTAGACCGGGAAGGAACCATGGTGAATCTTAAGGCCATCCTTACTTATCAGGAAGATGAGACACAGCAGGCGCTCTATGAGTGTACGGCTATGGTATACCCCAGGGCCTTAAGCAAAGAGCAGGAAAAGAAGGCCAGTTTGGAAGAAACCATTCAAAAGCAGGACCAGGACACTCAGACAAAGGAGCGGCTGGCGCTTCCGCGGCAGGTGGGTGGGGAAACGGTCAGCTACTATCCAAGGCTGGACCCGCGGGGACTGGTGATCATGGTATTGGCAGTCCTGACAGGATTTCTATTGTACGCGAAAGAAAAGCAGGATCGGGAAAGGCTTCGCCGGGAGCGAAAGGAACAGATGATCCGGGATTATCCGGAGGTAGTCAGCAAACTTACGCTATTTCTGGGAGCGGGGATGACGGTAAAAAGAGCCTGGAAGAAAATTGTCCAGGATTATGAAGCGGCGCGGGAGGCAAAAGGGGAGCGCTGCATTTATGAAGAGATGGCTCAAACCTGCAGGGAGATGGACAGCGGGATCATGGAATCGGAGAGTTATGAACGGTTTGGGAGACGCTGTCAGGTACAGGAATATATGAGGCTGGGGGCTTTGCTCTCCCAGAATCTGAGGAAAGGGACAAAAGGATTGACGCAGATGCTGCGGATGGAAGCGATCCAGGCGTTTGAGGAGCGGAAAGCCAGAGCGAAACGTCTGGGAGAGGAAGCGGGAACGAAACTGCTGGCGCCGATGTTCCTGATGCTGGCAGTGGTTTTAGTCATTGTGATCGTTCCGGCGTTTTTGTCAATCCAGCTATGA
- a CDS encoding pilus assembly protein, with protein sequence MQNKILPSRSIRHTSAGRASVFTSMKGSITLEAAAAVPIFFFAVLCLLFLMEIMAIQTAVRSGLQYAGKQAAAGAYPAAILTPGQIERDVISAIGAARLERSIIEGGIDCSGSRMSPRTGVAELSAVYQVKIPLPIFQIPLLEYEQTMRIKGWTGYEKTGFGGEDDETVYVTETGLVYHQDYHCTHLELSIRMVNPSEVADLRNESGGKYYACEHCKKGGTGGVYITDTGNRYHSSLSCSGLKRTVYAVPVSEVIGKGACSRCGR encoded by the coding sequence ATGCAAAATAAGATACTCCCCTCACGATCGATTCGTCATACATCTGCCGGGAGGGCATCTGTCTTCACCTCTATGAAAGGAAGCATTACGCTGGAAGCCGCCGCGGCTGTCCCGATTTTCTTTTTTGCGGTCCTCTGCCTGCTCTTTCTGATGGAGATCATGGCGATCCAGACGGCAGTCCGGTCAGGACTGCAGTACGCGGGGAAACAGGCGGCGGCAGGAGCCTATCCGGCAGCGATCCTGACGCCGGGGCAGATTGAAAGGGATGTGATAAGCGCGATCGGAGCGGCCAGGCTGGAGCGGAGTATTATAGAAGGCGGGATTGACTGCAGCGGTTCCCGGATGTCGCCCCGGACTGGGGTGGCAGAGTTATCTGCGGTCTACCAGGTCAAAATCCCGCTTCCGATCTTTCAGATTCCGCTTCTGGAATACGAACAGACGATGCGGATCAAAGGATGGACCGGATATGAAAAGACCGGATTTGGCGGAGAAGATGACGAGACGGTCTATGTTACAGAGACCGGGCTTGTATATCACCAAGATTACCACTGTACCCATCTGGAATTGTCGATCCGTATGGTAAATCCCTCGGAGGTCGCAGATCTTCGCAATGAAAGCGGCGGGAAATACTATGCCTGCGAACACTGTAAAAAAGGCGGGACAGGAGGAGTGTATATCACCGATACCGGGAACCGGTATCACAGTTCGCTGTCCTGCAGCGGGTTAAAACGGACGGTATATGCGGTACCCGTGTCAGAAGTGATCGGAAAGGGGGCGTGTTCCAGATGTGGGAGGTAG
- a CDS encoding prepilin peptidase, with product MWEVGRVMCLGALAGLAVTDICWRKIPAEIFVMGTAGVLLYQVVSRETDLVLILGGAGIGLLFFLISRATGQGIGYGDSWGILVLGLYLGLWKLLEVLAGTFLLLLAAAMVLLARRHMSSKCTLPFFPFLTGGYLVGMLMGGTVW from the coding sequence ATGTGGGAGGTAGGAAGAGTGATGTGCCTGGGAGCATTGGCGGGTCTTGCGGTCACCGATATTTGCTGGCGGAAGATCCCGGCGGAGATTTTTGTTATGGGAACCGCCGGAGTCCTGCTCTACCAGGTGGTTTCCAGAGAGACCGATCTGGTTCTTATACTGGGAGGAGCGGGGATAGGACTGCTCTTTTTTCTGATCAGCAGGGCTACAGGCCAGGGGATCGGATATGGGGACAGCTGGGGGATCTTAGTGCTGGGACTGTATTTGGGATTATGGAAACTGCTGGAGGTGCTGGCGGGGACATTTTTGCTTCTTTTGGCGGCTGCCATGGTTCTGTTGGCAAGGCGGCATATGTCATCCAAATGTACTCTGCCGTTTTTCCCATTTCTGACAGGCGGATATTTGGTGGGAATGCTGATGGGAGGAACAGTGTGGTGA
- a CDS encoding pilus assembly protein, with amino-acid sequence MRGSLTVEMSYLMPLILLLLMSSILAIFYFHDKNILAGAAYETAAVAGTKIREKEKTDAAQIEALFYERTEGKCILFPTPEVSIEIGDREIIVTAAARRGEFGLSVEKKIPVTEPEKTIRDRKRLKEIGNGTKNYN; translated from the coding sequence ATGCGAGGGAGCTTGACCGTGGAGATGTCCTATCTTATGCCATTGATCCTTCTGCTTCTTATGAGCAGTATTTTAGCGATTTTTTATTTTCACGATAAGAATATCCTGGCAGGAGCGGCATATGAAACAGCCGCTGTAGCCGGGACGAAGATCCGGGAGAAAGAGAAGACGGACGCGGCACAGATAGAAGCGCTGTTCTATGAAAGAACGGAAGGAAAATGTATTCTTTTCCCAACGCCGGAAGTATCTATTGAAATCGGGGATCGAGAGATAATTGTAACGGCGGCCGCGCGCCGAGGGGAATTTGGGCTTTCTGTAGAGAAAAAGATCCCGGTGACAGAACCGGAGAAGACAATCCGGGACAGAAAGCGGTTAAAGGAGATAGGAAATGGAACGAAGAATTACAATTGA
- a CDS encoding rhomboid family intramembrane serine protease: MNQYSKKPICTILLIAVNVIVFFILSFQGMTEDGVFMLEHGAMYVPLIVSQGEYGPLFTSIFLHFGFSHLMNNMVMLLVIGWNLELEIGKIKYLIIYFASGICGNAASAVWDIYTGDYAISAGASGAIFGITGALLYVAVRNRGQIGNVTGRGLVFMVALSLYYGFSSGGVDNFAHIGGLLSGFLLAVLLYWKRNRKDRTLSWDGNRF; the protein is encoded by the coding sequence ATGAATCAATATTCCAAGAAGCCAATTTGTACAATTTTACTTATAGCAGTAAATGTGATCGTCTTTTTTATTTTAAGCTTTCAGGGGATGACGGAAGACGGAGTTTTTATGCTGGAGCACGGAGCCATGTATGTGCCGCTGATAGTGAGCCAGGGGGAATATGGGCCGTTATTTACCAGCATATTTCTCCATTTTGGCTTTTCCCATCTGATGAATAATATGGTCATGCTTCTGGTGATCGGATGGAATCTGGAATTGGAGATCGGAAAGATCAAATATCTGATCATTTATTTCGCAAGCGGGATCTGTGGAAATGCTGCTTCCGCAGTCTGGGATATATATACAGGAGATTACGCGATATCGGCGGGAGCCTCCGGCGCCATCTTCGGGATTACAGGAGCGCTTCTTTATGTGGCGGTCCGCAACCGGGGGCAGATCGGAAACGTGACGGGAAGAGGCCTGGTCTTCATGGTAGCGCTGAGTCTTTATTATGGTTTTTCCAGCGGAGGGGTGGATAATTTTGCCCACATCGGCGGCCTGTTATCTGGATTTCTCCTGGCAGTTCTGCTATACTGGAAGAGAAATAGAAAAGACCGTACGCTCTCCTGGGATGGAAACCGCTTTTAG
- a CDS encoding HAMP domain-containing histidine kinase: MFSATDYDKLQQIMEESPQKKELLGRLLESHRMDISAISHEIRNPFTLIYSTLQLLEAERPDLVTCAHWKNLRQDMEYMKQLLEELSSYNNGDRLNLTLTDTNSFLKTLVLSFASSLIDTDIEFVSEILPGLPAVSIDSVKMRQVLLNLLRNAKDAVSSISYPEGTTPSVGLRAAISDGFLIISVSDNGCGIESEELSHIFEPFVTHKENGTGLGLAIAKRIVTAHNGTLKAVSIPGERTVFSISLPV; encoded by the coding sequence ATGTTTTCAGCGACAGACTACGACAAATTACAGCAGATCATGGAGGAAAGTCCGCAGAAAAAAGAGCTTCTTGGGCGGCTCCTGGAGTCACACCGGATGGACATCAGCGCCATCAGCCATGAGATCCGCAATCCATTTACGCTCATTTACAGCACGCTCCAACTGCTCGAAGCCGAACGGCCCGACCTTGTCACCTGCGCCCATTGGAAGAATCTGCGCCAGGATATGGAATATATGAAACAACTCTTAGAAGAGCTGTCCTCTTACAACAATGGCGACCGGCTGAATCTTACCCTGACAGATACCAATTCTTTTCTCAAAACGCTGGTATTATCTTTTGCCTCTTCTCTGATCGATACTGATATTGAATTTGTTTCCGAGATCCTGCCGGGACTTCCCGCCGTTTCCATCGACTCCGTGAAAATGCGCCAAGTCCTCTTAAATCTCCTGCGAAATGCCAAAGACGCCGTTTCTTCCATTTCTTACCCGGAAGGAACGACTCCGTCTGTAGGCCTCCGTGCGGCTATATCAGATGGTTTTCTTATAATTTCCGTTTCAGATAATGGCTGCGGCATCGAAAGCGAAGAGCTTTCCCACATCTTTGAACCGTTTGTAACCCACAAAGAAAATGGTACCGGTCTTGGCCTTGCCATCGCCAAAAGGATCGTAACCGCGCACAACGGGACGCTAAAAGCGGTTTCCATCCCAGGAGAGCGTACGGTCTTTTCTATTTCTCTTCCAGTATAG